One stretch of Prunus persica cultivar Lovell chromosome G1, Prunus_persica_NCBIv2, whole genome shotgun sequence DNA includes these proteins:
- the LOC18793734 gene encoding uncharacterized protein LOC18793734 → MGAAHHFDRGPKSNHQFRFIFFKAVHPCLSFNQPTRQRIDKVYHQMEEYGFYDQTFILQLLSKVTDKPPKNALTACESAYCVVMHAFLQEAVGDFNRKDYDSMLEDEGVAPRAQASCEITFITSPSPVDPLKEIHRQMGILIAMAVATGHELLGHRMMKSTT, encoded by the coding sequence ATGGGTGCTGCTCATCATTTCGATCGTGGCCCGAAAAGCAATCACCAATTCcgcttcatcttcttcaaagcCGTCCATCCTTGCTTGAGTTTCAACCAGCCAACCCGACAGAGAATCGACAAAGTCTACCACCAAATGGAGGAGTACGGATTCTACGACCAAACTTTTATACTCCAGCTTCTTTCAAAGGTAACAGACAAACCGCCCAAGAACGCTCTGACTGCCTGCGAGAGCGCCTACTGTGTCGTCATGCATGCCTTTCTTCAGGAGGCGGTGGGGGATTTTAACAGAAAAGATTATGACAGTATGCTTGAAGATGAAGGTGTAGCGCCTAGAGCTCAAGCCAGCTGTGAAATTACTTTCATAACCTCGCCTAGTCCGGTGGACCCGCTGAAAGAGATCCATAGGCAGATGGGAATTCTCATTGCCATGGCTGTGGCCACTGGCCATGAACTTCTTGGTCACCGAATGATGAAGAGCACCACTTGA
- the LOC18793571 gene encoding endochitinase EP3 → MASYRLLSLIALVFVAGGALPRNVRAQAPVADVVTQAFFDGIINQAAADCAGKNFYTRQAFLDAVNSYSDFGRFGTADDSKREIAAFFAHVTHETGHFCYIEEINKDTYCDPSFTNYPCNPNKQYYGRGPLQLTWNYNYGAAGNSIGFDGLNSPESVASDPVLAFKTALWFWINNVRPVISQGFGATIRAINGAVECDGKQPALVQARINYYTDYCTQLSVDPGTNLSC, encoded by the exons ATGGCTAGCTATAGACTACTAAGCCTCATTGCCCTTGTATTTGTAGCCGGAGGAGCCCTGCCCAGAAATGTAAGAGCTCAAGCTCCAGTGGCTGATGTTGTGACCCAGGCATTCTTTGATGGGATCATTAACCAGGCTGCTGCAGATTGTGCTGGGAAGAACTTCTACACACGACAAGCTTTTCTGGATGCTGTCAACTCATATTCTGATTTCGGTCGGTTCGGTACGGCTGACGACTCTAAACGCGAAATCGCAGCTTTCTTTGCTCATGTCACTCATGAGACTGGGC ATTTCTGCTACATAGAAGAGATAAACAAAGATACCTACTGCGATCCAAGCTTTACAAACTATCCATGCAACCCCAACAAACAGTACTATGGTCGTGGACCGCTCCAGCTAACGTGGAACTACAACTATGGAGCTGCTGGAAACAGCATTGGATTCGACGGCTTAAACTCGCCAGAAAGCGTGGCCTCAGACCCCGTTCTTGCATTCAAGACTGCCCTGTGGTTTTGGATAAACAATGTTCGTCCGGTTATAAGTCAAGGATTTGGAGCCACAATTCGAGCCATTAATGGCGCTGTGGAATGTGATGGCAAACAGCCTGCCCTAGTTCAAGCCCGCATCAACTATTATACTGATTATTGCACCCAACTTAGCGTTGATCCTGGCACTAATCTCTCCTGCTAG